TGAAAAAGAACCATGCAAGAAATAAAAGCAGGCCTTTGTGCCTACGGAATGAGTGGCAAACTCTTCCATGCGCCATTTCTGAACGCACATCCAGGATTTTCGCTGAACGCAGTAGTAGAAAGACATAAGCACGAAGCGGCAGACAAATATCCTGATATCCGGCATTTCCGCTCGGTCGAAGACATGATACACGATCCGGAAGTGGACCTGGTGATTGTAAACACACCGGTACAAACCCACGCAGAATTTGCCGAAATGGCTTTGCAAGCAGGTAAACACGTGATCGTAGAAAAACCCTTCACCGTTAACGCACAACAAGCAGAGGATCTTGTTGAACTTGCCGCTAAAAAAAAATTATTCCTCAGCGTGTATCAGAACCGCCGGTTCGATCGGGATTATCTTCAGGTAAAAAAGATGATAGACAGTGGTAAACTCGGCAAAATCCGTGAAGCGGAAATCCGGTTCGACCGCTTCCGGACACAGCCCAGCCATAAGCAACACAAGGAAGATCCGCAGCTGCCCGGCTCGGGTGCCCTGCATGACCTCGGCTCGCATCTTATCGACCAGGCCATACAGTTATTTGGTATGCCTACGAGGGTTTTTGGCGATACATTTTCAATGAAAGGAGCTGCTTTTGCCAATGATTATTTTGAAATCATTCTTTTCTATGCTGATGGTTTACGGGTAAGGATCATTTCCTCTGCTTTTGCCAAAGAGGCCGCTTGGGCCTATGCAGTACATGGCGACCAGGGAAGTTTCTTGCAGCAACGGAGCGATCATCAGGAAGCTGAACTTGCCGCCGGCGCCGTTCCCACCGGAAAGGACTGGCAACAACCATTGACGGAAACTGATGGCCTCCTACATTATTCAACTTCAGACACCTACCGCACAGCGCTGTACAGCATCCCCGGCAACTATATGGATTACTATCAGGCAATATATCATCATCTTATTTTCGATGAGGCAGCACCCTCTCCCGGACATGAAATCATTAATAATATGAAAATCATTGATGCTGTACTGAGAAGTTCCGCATCGGGCATGGTAATAACCCTTTAAATAATAATACTGATGACATTAATTCTAAAATCATCGGTAAGTGAAATTAATTACCGCACAACCAATACTTTAATACATTTTTAACTTTTATAAGGTCTGATATTTGTATAGGCAACCCAAATCAATACAAATATTAGCACTATGAAAAACACCAACACCCAAACAAACAAAGGCGGGCGCAAGGTCAAACCTACATCCAGCGCGGCCGATGGCCTACGAGAACTATTCGTTGATGAGCTGAAGGATATTGTATACGCAGAGCGTGCCCTCCTGAAAGCCCTGCCAAAAATGGCAAAAAACGCCAGCGAGCCCAAACTTATTGCCGCCATTGAAGATCATATCGCCGTAACCGAAGGACAGGTACAGCGCCTGGAACAAATCTTTGAAATC
This DNA window, taken from Chryseobacterium sp. 6424, encodes the following:
- a CDS encoding Gfo/Idh/MocA family oxidoreductase, with protein sequence MQEIKAGLCAYGMSGKLFHAPFLNAHPGFSLNAVVERHKHEAADKYPDIRHFRSVEDMIHDPEVDLVIVNTPVQTHAEFAEMALQAGKHVIVEKPFTVNAQQAEDLVELAAKKKLFLSVYQNRRFDRDYLQVKKMIDSGKLGKIREAEIRFDRFRTQPSHKQHKEDPQLPGSGALHDLGSHLIDQAIQLFGMPTRVFGDTFSMKGAAFANDYFEIILFYADGLRVRIISSAFAKEAAWAYAVHGDQGSFLQQRSDHQEAELAAGAVPTGKDWQQPLTETDGLLHYSTSDTYRTALYSIPGNYMDYYQAIYHHLIFDEAAPSPGHEIINNMKIIDAVLRSSASGMVITL